In Penicillium oxalicum strain HP7-1 chromosome VII, whole genome shotgun sequence, one DNA window encodes the following:
- a CDS encoding putative coatomer subunit alpha, giving the protein MQSSPNMLTKFESKSSRAKGIAFHPKRPWILVSLHSSTIQLWDYRMGTLIDRFEEHDGPVRGIDFHPTQPLFVSGGDDYKIKVWNYQTRRCLFTLNGHLDYVRTVFFHPELPWILSASDDQTIRIWNWQNRSLICTMTGHNHYVMCAQFHPTEDLIASASLDQSVRIWDISGLRKKHSAPTSVSFEDQMARANPNQADMFGNTDAIVKFVLEGHDRGVNWVSFHPTLPLIVSAGDDRLIKLWRMSDTKAWEVDTCRGHYQNASACLFHPHQDLILSVGEDKTIRVWDLNKRTSVQSFKRDLDRFWVIAAHPEMNLFAAGHDTGVMVFKLERERPASAVYQNQLFYITKEKHVKSYDFGKNVESPPMLSLRKLGSPWVPPRTLSYNPAERAILVTSPTDSGTYELIHLPRDATGAVEPTDVKRGQATSAVFVARNRFAVFNPASQQVDIKDLSNSTTKTIKPPAGTTDIYFGGTGCLLFITPTTVTLFDIQQKKQLAELAVSGVKYVVWSNDGLYCALLSKHNVTIVTKTLEQVSTLHETIRIKSATWDDTGVLIYSTLNHVKYSLLNGDNGIIRTLDQTVYLVRVKGRNVYCLDRNAQPQILAIDPTEYRFKLALVKRNYDEMLQIIKTSSLVGQSIISYLQKKGYPEIALQFVQDPQTRFDLALECGNLEVATEMARELDRPQIWSRLGAEALAHGNHQTVEMTYQKQRNFDKLSFLYLATGDQEKLARMAKIAEHRGDFTSRFQNAVYRGDVEDRIQMFKEVDQYPLAYLTAKSHGLTEEAESILEACGLTEDQITLPSLQEPLKIAHPIAPTFRSNWPVKAAGHSSFEKALLGEVGDEEEIAADSLDIQDDETAAVVTKDTMEEEEEDASGWDMGDDINVEEDVEFVNVESAEAGAGSSEADLWARNSPLAADHVAAGSFDTAMQLLNRQVGAVQFAPLKERFLEIYKGSKTYLPASSGLPPLANYVRRTIEETDSRKVLPLIPRDLETVASVDLQEGYAAMRSNKLEDGVRTFKRILHTLLVNTVSSESEVEQAKKIISTAREYILAMSIELARRSLSTDTPEGLKRSLELSAYFTIPKLEVAHRQLALMAAMKLAFANKNYNSALGFANRMLANGGSAKLLDQAKKIKAQCERNPQDAIDIEFDQFAEFDICAASFTPIFSGSPCVIDPFTGAKYHEQYKGSVCRISDVTEIGAPASGLRLFVPTQY; this is encoded by the exons ATGCAGTCTTCCCCAAACATGCTCACTAAG TTTGAGTCAAAATCTTCCAGAGCAAAGGGAATCGCATTCCACCCGAAACG ACCATGGATCCTTGTCTCCCTTCACTCCTCCACAATTCAGTTATGGGATTACCGGATGGGAACTCTCATCGACCGATTTGAAGAGCACGATGGCCCTGTCCGAGGAATCGATTTTCACCCCACGCAGCCCCTGTTCGTCTCCGGTGGTGATGACTACAAGATCAAGGTCTGGAATTACCAGACACGGAGGTGTTTGTTCACATTGAACGGGCATCTGGACTATGTGCGCACCGTTTTCTTCCACCCTGAGCTGCCATGGATCCTGTCTGCCTCCGATGACCAGACCATTCGCATTTGGAATTGGCAGAATCGCTCTCTGA TCTGCACCATGACTGGACACAACCACTATGTCATGTGCGCTCAATTCCATCCTACAGAAGACCTCATCGCCTCCGCGTCACTGGACCAATCCGTCCGCATTTGGGATATTTCCGGCCTGCGAAAGAAGCACTCTGCTCCTACCTCCGTGTCCTTTGAGGATCAAATGGCTCGTGCCAATCCCAACCAAGCTGACATGTTTGGAAACACCGACGCCATTGTAAAATTCGTGTTAGAAGGCCATGATCGTGGTGTGAACTGGGTGTCATTCCATCCGACCCTGCCCTTGATCGTGTCCGCTGGTGATGACCGTCTGATCAAGTTGTGGCGCATGAGTG ACACGAAGGCATGGGAGGTTGACACGTGCCGAGGACACTACCAGAATGCTTCTGCGTGTCTTTTCCATCCGCACCAGGATCTCATTCTTTCCGTTGGTGAAGATAAGACGATTCGTGTGTGGGACCTCAACAAGCGCACTTCTGTGCAGTCATTCAAACGAGACCTCGACCGATTCTGGGTAATCGCCGCCCATCCGGAGATGAACCTGTTTGCTGCTGGTCACGACACTGGTGTTATGGTCTTCAAACTGGAGCGTGAGCGTCCCGCTTCTGCTGTGTACCAAAACCAGCTATTCTACATCACCAAGGAGAAGCATGTCAAGTCTTACGATTTTGGCAAGAATGTCGAATCCCCTCCTATGTTGTCACTCCGGAAGCTTGGCTCTCCCTGGGTCCCACCTCGAACCCTCTCATACAACCCCGCTGAGCGTGCCATTCTGGTCACATCTCCCACCGACAGCGGCACCTACGAGTTAATTCACCTCCCTCGAGATGCAACGGGCGCTGTGGAGCCAACTGATGTGAAGCGTGGCCAGGCTACGTCGGCTGTCTTTGTTGCGCGAAACCGATTCGCCGTCTTCAATCCTGCAAGCCAGCAGGTAGACATCAAAGATCTTAGCAATTCTACCACGAAAACCATCAAGCCCCCCGCTGGTACAACTGATATTTACTTTGGCGGCACTGGCTGCCTGCTCTTTATTACGCCTACCACGGTCACGCTTTTCGATATTCAGCAGAAAAAGCAGCTTGCTGAGCTTGCTGTCAGCGGGGTGAAATATGTTGTTTGGTCCAACGATGGTCTTTACTGTGCCCTCCTGAGCAAGCACAATGTGACGATTGTTACCAAGACTCTCGAACAGGTCAGCACCCTGCACGAGACTATCCGGATCAAGAGCGCAACATGGGACGACACTGGAGTACTCATCTATTCAACCCTTAACCACGTCAAATATTCCCTGCTGAATGG CGACAATGGAATTATTCGAACACTTGATCAGACGGTCTACTTGGTCCGCGTTAAGGGACGGAATGTGTACTGCCTTGATCGCAATGCTCAACCCCAGATTCTCGCAATCGATCCTACAGAGTACCGTTTCAAGCTGGCCCTTGTGAAGCGGAATTATGACGAGATGCTCCAGATCATTAAGACTTCAAGCTTGGTTGGTCAGAGCATCATCTCTTATCTTCAAAAGAAGGGCTATCCTGAAATTGCTCTTCAATTCGTGCAAGATCCACAGACTCGATTTGATCTGGCCTTGGAGTGTGGAAACCTTGAAGTTGCGACTGAGATGGCCCGTGAACTTGATCGGCCACAAATTTGGAGTCGACTGGGGGCCGAAGCATTGGCACACGGAAACCATCAGACCGTGGAGATGACCTACCAGAAGCAGCGCAATTTCGACAAACTTTCTTTCCTCTACCTTGCTACGGGTGATCAAGAGAAGCTTGCTCGCATGGCAAAGATCGCGGAGCACCGGGGAGACTTTACTTCTCGTTTCCAGAACGCTGTTTATCGTGGCGACGTTGAGGATCGCATTCAGATGTTCAAGGAGGTCGACCAGT ATCCTTTGGCTTACCTCACCGCCAAGTCTCATGGGTTGACGGAAGAGGCCGAGTCCATTCTCGAAGCCTGTGGTCTCACGGAGGATCAAATCACCCTGCCGTCCCTCCAGGAGCCCCTCAAGATCGCGCACCCTATTGCTCCCACCTTCAGGTCCAATTGGCCTGTGAAAGCCGCTGGTCACTCTTCATTCGAGAAGGCCCTCCTGGGGGAGGTCGGtgatgaggaagaaattgccgCCGATTCTTTGGACATTCAGGACGATGAGACAGCGGCAGTTGTCACCAAGGACActatggaagaagaggaggaagatgctTCTGGGTGGGACATGGGAGATGATATCaacgtcgaggaagatgttgAATTTGTCAACGTCGAAAGCGCTGAAGCTGGCGCAGGCAGCTCTGAGGCTGATCTGTGGGCCCGCAACTCGCCATTGGCAGCTGACCACGTCGCTGCTGGTTCGTTCGATACGGCAATGCAGCTATTGAACCGTCAAGTCGGTGCGGTTCAATTTGCTCCTCTCAAGGAGCGATTCCTCGAGATTTACAAGGGCTCCAAGACCTATTTGCCTGCCTCCAGTGGTCTACCACCCCTGGCCAACTACGTGCGAAGAACCATCGAGGAAACGGACAGCCGCAAGGTCCTGCCCCTGATTCCCCGCGATCTCGAAACGGTGGCCAGTGTTGATCTTCAGGAAGGATACGCCGCCATGCGCTCCAATAAGCTCGAGGACGGCGTGAGGACATTCAAGCGCATTCTCCACACACTGCTTGTCAATACCGTCTCGTCCGAAAGTGAGGTTGAGCaagcgaagaagatcatctCCACTGCCAGAGAGTACATTCTCGCCATGTCCATTGAGTTGGCACGTCGTTCCCTGTCTACCGATACTCCCGAGGGTCTCAAGCGTAGCCTGGAGTTGTCGGCGTACTTTACGATTCCCAAGCTTGAGGTTGCTCACCGCCAGTTGGCTCTGATGGCAGCTATGAAGCTCGCGTTCGCCAACAAAAATTACAACTCCGCGCTGGGCTTCGCCAACCGGATGCTTGCCAACGGTGGATCCGCCAAGCTGCTGGATCAG gccaagaagatcaaggctCAATGTGAGCGAAACCCCCAAGATGCGATCGATATTGAGTTCGACCAGTTCGCCGAATTCGATATTTGCGCCGCCTCCTTTACCCCGATCTTCAGTGGTTCTCCCTGCGTGATTGATCCCTTCACGGGCGCCAAGTACCACGAGCAATACAAGGGTAGTGTTTGCCGGATATCTGACGTGACCGAAATCGGCGCGCCCGCGAGCGGCCTGCGCCTGTTTGTTCCGACTCAATATTAG